The following coding sequences are from one Granulicella sp. L56 window:
- a CDS encoding CDGSH iron-sulfur domain-containing protein → MSEEVVKITVRPNGPLRVEGHIVLTDADGKEWDLTGKPAVSLCRCGASEKRPFCDGSHNKVGFQCSASPVLLT, encoded by the coding sequence ATGTCAGAAGAAGTAGTAAAGATTACAGTTCGTCCCAATGGCCCATTGCGTGTGGAAGGCCATATTGTGTTGACCGATGCCGATGGCAAGGAGTGGGACCTGACGGGCAAGCCGGCGGTTTCGCTTTGTCGTTGCGGAGCGAGCGAGAAGCGGCCATTCTGTGATGGGTCGCACAACAAAGTTGGCTTTCAGTGCTCGGCCAGTCCGGTGCTGCTTACTTAG
- a CDS encoding ubiquitin carboxyl-terminal hydrolase 14: protein MRCTHLNQIQKVKPSSKGCEDCLKIGGRWVHLRMCMICGHVACCDSSPNRHATAHFHGTKHPIMRSVEPGEDWGWCYVDEIEVNVV, encoded by the coding sequence ATGCGGTGTACGCATCTGAATCAGATTCAAAAGGTCAAGCCTTCGTCGAAGGGGTGTGAGGACTGTTTGAAGATTGGCGGCAGGTGGGTGCATCTGCGGATGTGCATGATCTGCGGACATGTTGCATGTTGCGACTCATCTCCGAATCGCCATGCGACGGCGCATTTTCATGGGACCAAGCATCCGATCATGCGGTCGGTGGAGCCGGGGGAAGACTGGGGCTGGTGCTATGTGGATGAGATCGAAGTGAATGTCGTTTGA
- a CDS encoding isoprenylcysteine carboxylmethyltransferase family protein: MDLSMLWTTLSWAWIASEVGILLFTRTRRSAGEVQDRGSIVILWVALLASITLGRWFGETHPQAIFLKAHWVRVAGVAIFAVALVLRWTAVISLGRSFSANVAIRATQSLHTTGLYRFVRHPSYTGLIFILFAEALRTRNWVGFAVVLIPTTAALLYRIYVEEAALRSAFGEEYAVYSRTTKRLIPGIY; the protein is encoded by the coding sequence ATGGACTTGTCGATGCTTTGGACGACGCTGAGCTGGGCTTGGATTGCATCTGAGGTCGGCATCCTTTTATTTACACGGACGCGCCGCAGTGCGGGCGAGGTTCAGGATCGCGGCTCCATCGTCATTCTGTGGGTGGCATTACTGGCTTCAATCACGCTGGGGCGATGGTTTGGCGAGACACATCCACAGGCGATCTTTCTCAAGGCGCATTGGGTTCGCGTGGCCGGTGTGGCCATCTTTGCCGTGGCTCTTGTGCTTCGCTGGACGGCGGTGATTTCGCTGGGAAGATCTTTCAGCGCAAATGTCGCCATTCGTGCGACGCAGTCACTGCACACGACGGGACTGTATCGCTTTGTTCGCCACCCCTCTTACACCGGACTGATCTTCATTCTTTTTGCGGAGGCGCTCCGCACACGTAACTGGGTTGGGTTTGCTGTGGTGCTGATACCGACTACAGCGGCACTCCTTTATCGCATTTATGTTGAAGAGGCCGCTCTGCGCTCGGCCTTTGGCGAGGAGTATGCGGTCTACAGCAGGACGACGAAGCGGCTTATCCCCGGCATATATTGA
- a CDS encoding sigma-54 dependent transcriptional regulator gives MAGVIGWDEDVPTGVLIGLTPLGGAAVVEEVTKDRSAGHMELLHVMVVDDDEAVRKACCEIASRLGCVVVGAGNATAAQAILKDHQIDLILLDLKLPGGGGMALLEQVKMLHPETAVVVMTAFATVSSAVEAMRIGAGDYLTKPFALEDLTLVLERAGQRHHMDVQSRQLRERLRTQQGMGGLVGQSPEMEKLYRILSKVAFSTHPVLILGESGTGKELVARSIHFNGTNAAKPFIAVDCGSLVPTLIESELFGHVKGAFTGADRAKEGLLASADGGTVFLDEIGELPLDLQSKLLRALQEKEVRPVGATQARPISARVLAATNRDLATMVEQGRFRKDLYFRLNVVNLRIPPLRNRREDIAPLAVHFLAKMQKETGVERVFSDDTLRMMTEYDWPGNVRELENAIERACALSSGPVLHMGDLPTQLQDFRLQGGGVGSLVDAEQEEQEGERTAPKAGIISIAELEKKAIMDTLRQLNGDKLMAARLLGIGKTTLYRKLKEYGIAEA, from the coding sequence ATGGCTGGAGTGATTGGATGGGACGAGGATGTGCCGACGGGCGTGTTGATCGGGTTGACTCCGCTGGGCGGAGCGGCGGTTGTCGAAGAGGTGACGAAGGACCGTTCGGCGGGCCATATGGAGCTTCTGCATGTGATGGTCGTCGATGACGATGAGGCCGTCCGTAAGGCCTGTTGCGAGATCGCGAGCCGGCTGGGTTGCGTTGTGGTTGGCGCGGGCAATGCCACGGCGGCGCAGGCGATCCTCAAGGACCATCAGATCGACCTGATTTTGCTGGACCTGAAGCTGCCGGGCGGCGGCGGCATGGCGTTGCTGGAGCAGGTGAAGATGCTGCATCCGGAGACGGCGGTGGTGGTGATGACGGCGTTCGCCACGGTATCGTCGGCGGTGGAGGCGATGCGGATTGGAGCGGGCGACTATCTGACCAAGCCGTTTGCGCTGGAAGATTTGACCCTGGTGCTGGAGCGCGCTGGACAGCGGCACCACATGGACGTGCAGAGCCGTCAGCTGCGCGAGCGTTTGCGGACGCAGCAGGGCATGGGCGGTCTGGTGGGTCAGTCGCCGGAGATGGAGAAGCTGTACAGGATTCTGTCGAAGGTGGCTTTTTCGACGCATCCGGTGCTGATCCTGGGCGAGAGCGGGACGGGCAAGGAGCTGGTGGCGCGGTCGATCCACTTCAATGGGACGAATGCGGCGAAGCCGTTTATTGCGGTGGATTGCGGTTCGTTGGTGCCTACGCTGATCGAGAGTGAATTGTTTGGTCATGTGAAGGGCGCGTTTACCGGGGCTGACCGAGCCAAGGAGGGCTTGTTGGCGTCGGCGGATGGGGGAACGGTCTTTCTGGATGAGATTGGGGAGCTTCCGCTGGACCTGCAGTCGAAGCTGTTGCGGGCGTTGCAGGAGAAGGAGGTGCGTCCGGTGGGGGCGACACAGGCGCGGCCTATCTCGGCCCGGGTGCTGGCGGCGACGAATCGAGACCTGGCGACGATGGTGGAGCAGGGACGGTTTCGCAAGGACCTCTACTTCCGGTTGAACGTGGTGAATCTGAGGATTCCGCCACTGCGCAACCGGCGCGAGGACATCGCTCCGCTGGCGGTGCACTTTCTGGCGAAGATGCAGAAGGAGACGGGGGTGGAGCGGGTCTTCTCTGACGATACGCTGCGGATGATGACCGAGTATGACTGGCCGGGCAATGTACGCGAGCTGGAGAATGCGATCGAGCGGGCGTGCGCGCTGTCGTCGGGGCCGGTGCTGCATATGGGAGACCTGCCGACGCAGTTGCAGGACTTCAGGCTGCAGGGAGGCGGGGTGGGTTCGCTTGTGGATGCCGAGCAGGAGGAGCAGGAGGGCGAGCGGACGGCGCCGAAGGCCGGGATCATATCGATTGCAGAGCTGGAGAAGAAGGCCATCATGGACACGCTGCGGCAGTTGAATGGCGACAAGCTGATGGCGGCGCGGCTGCTTGGGATCGGCAAGACGACGCTCTATCGGAAGCTGAAGGAGTATGGCATCGCCGAGGCTTAG
- a CDS encoding HAMP domain-containing sensor histidine kinase: MQAIQSRRASGLVDQGQNFRALRCGESGIAEGAGLAHDAGNLLGALTLYSELLAMPGVLHEEHRAFAGELRLLSDRSWAMINRLVNHARGERNTAESEGVVLPELVERCRGVLSRVAGRPVDVSYGVGAYELVGVRAEAAERILTNLVKNAAEATAGGESIAVVVEGTLDGPRRRVVMTVRDQGCGMSAAAVGRLMRAGGISSASGRGIGFCVVRELVAMSGGCLNMHSEVGVGTSISVEWYAAEAEIEVECGQQDAVAC, translated from the coding sequence ATGCAGGCAATACAGAGCAGGAGAGCCTCAGGGTTGGTTGATCAGGGACAGAATTTCAGGGCGCTTCGATGCGGCGAGAGTGGGATCGCTGAGGGGGCTGGGCTGGCGCACGATGCAGGAAATCTGCTGGGCGCGCTCACGCTCTATTCGGAGCTGCTGGCAATGCCGGGAGTGCTGCATGAGGAGCACCGCGCGTTTGCGGGAGAGTTGCGGCTGCTGAGCGACCGCAGCTGGGCGATGATCAACCGGCTGGTAAACCATGCGCGCGGGGAGCGGAACACGGCGGAGAGCGAAGGGGTGGTGCTGCCGGAGCTGGTGGAGCGATGCCGAGGAGTGTTGAGCCGGGTGGCGGGTCGGCCGGTCGACGTCTCGTATGGTGTCGGGGCCTATGAGCTGGTGGGCGTGCGGGCGGAGGCGGCGGAACGGATTCTGACCAACCTGGTGAAGAATGCAGCGGAGGCGACGGCTGGAGGGGAGAGCATCGCGGTCGTCGTGGAGGGAACGCTCGATGGCCCACGGCGGCGGGTGGTCATGACGGTTCGAGATCAAGGCTGCGGCATGAGTGCAGCGGCGGTTGGCAGGCTGATGCGGGCCGGTGGCATCTCCTCGGCGAGCGGAAGGGGAATCGGCTTCTGCGTGGTGCGGGAGCTGGTGGCGATGTCGGGCGGTTGCCTGAACATGCACAGCGAGGTTGGAGTGGGAACGAGCATTTCGGTCGAGTGGTACGCGGCTGAAGCTGAGATTGAAGTGGAGTGCGGCCAGCAGGACGCCGTGGCGTGTTGA
- the rph gene encoding ribonuclease PH, translated as MPQISSQLFRPDHRAADALRPTRITPGFIVMPEGSVLIETGNTRVLCNASIEQGVPGWLRNSGRGWVTAEYGMLPRATLTRTARESERGKIGGRTHEIQRLIGRSLRSVVDMKALGERTIILDCDVLQADGGTRTAAITGACVALAIALNKLVAAGTLKASPLRQMLAATSVGIVDGHVLLDLCYEEDSRAEVDMNVVMLADGGLIETQATAEKNSYTRQQLNQMLDYAEKGIRDLLAAQSAILEAKP; from the coding sequence ATGCCCCAAATCTCTTCGCAACTCTTCCGGCCCGACCATCGCGCCGCTGACGCTCTCCGTCCCACCCGCATCACCCCCGGCTTCATCGTCATGCCCGAGGGCTCGGTCCTCATCGAGACCGGCAACACCCGCGTCCTCTGCAACGCCTCCATCGAGCAGGGCGTTCCCGGCTGGCTGCGCAACTCCGGCCGAGGCTGGGTCACGGCAGAGTACGGTATGCTCCCCCGCGCCACCCTCACCCGCACCGCTCGCGAGTCCGAACGCGGCAAGATCGGCGGCCGCACCCACGAGATCCAGCGCCTCATCGGCCGCAGTCTGCGCTCCGTCGTCGACATGAAGGCCCTCGGCGAACGCACCATCATCCTCGACTGCGACGTCCTCCAGGCCGACGGTGGAACCCGCACCGCCGCCATCACCGGAGCCTGCGTCGCCCTCGCCATCGCCCTCAACAAGCTCGTCGCCGCGGGAACCCTCAAGGCCTCGCCCCTGCGCCAGATGCTCGCCGCCACCTCGGTCGGCATCGTCGACGGTCACGTCCTGCTCGATCTCTGCTACGAAGAAGATTCCCGCGCCGAGGTCGACATGAACGTCGTCATGCTCGCCGACGGCGGCCTCATCGAAACCCAGGCCACCGCAGAAAAGAACTCCTACACCCGCCAGCAACTCAACCAGATGCTCGACTACGCCGAAAAGGGCATCCGCGACCTCCTCGCCGCCCAGAGCGCCATCCTCGAAGCCAAACCATAG
- a CDS encoding YncE family protein: MPTPRRFLHSSRSLAAAAALALIAACTGCHHNSFPDVPAGYHEFAYVSNGGSNTVTVLDLVYLRQDRTLRVGDNPTGLAVNPVRNEVYVVNTKSDSISVIDAESNRVVATIPVHRSPYFISVDDTGHRAYVANSGSNIVSVIDLDQRREIALAGTGEQPGLARISPDNRTLVVTNRGSGSISIYDVAPYERSPADRTHILHFRDAFSGCPGATDAVILPDSSKVFVACSSGHQVMAVNLAADPHSWNAKQNPSLLTDRLLTLLDVGNTPVNLALKPDGGEIFVSNFNSDSISEIDTWNNQVGWTQAIGNKPTHGIVSRDNSSLWVSNFGADSLSLYSIDDGRVVSSVHTGSEPDALAFSADEHLLLAADAHSGDVSVIRTQDKTGPTLFTILPAGSSPNAIVTKAFKLKS; this comes from the coding sequence GTGCCAACCCCCCGCCGCTTCCTCCATTCATCCCGCTCTCTCGCCGCCGCTGCTGCCCTCGCGCTGATCGCCGCCTGCACCGGCTGCCACCACAACAGCTTCCCCGACGTCCCCGCCGGATATCACGAGTTCGCCTATGTCAGTAACGGCGGCTCCAACACCGTCACCGTGCTCGACCTCGTCTATCTCCGCCAGGACCGCACCCTCCGCGTCGGCGACAACCCCACCGGCCTCGCCGTGAACCCCGTCCGCAACGAGGTCTACGTCGTCAACACCAAGTCCGACAGCATCTCCGTCATCGATGCCGAATCCAACCGCGTCGTCGCCACCATCCCCGTCCATCGCAGTCCCTACTTCATCAGCGTCGACGACACCGGCCACCGTGCCTACGTGGCCAACTCCGGCTCCAACATCGTCAGCGTCATCGACCTCGACCAGCGCCGCGAGATCGCCCTGGCCGGTACCGGCGAGCAGCCCGGCCTCGCCCGCATCTCGCCCGACAACCGCACCCTCGTCGTCACCAACCGAGGCAGCGGCAGCATCTCCATCTATGATGTAGCCCCCTACGAGAGATCTCCCGCAGACCGCACCCACATCCTGCACTTCCGCGACGCCTTCTCCGGCTGTCCCGGAGCCACCGACGCCGTCATCCTTCCCGACTCCTCCAAGGTCTTCGTCGCCTGCTCCAGCGGCCATCAGGTCATGGCCGTCAACCTCGCCGCCGATCCCCACTCCTGGAACGCGAAGCAGAACCCGTCCCTTCTGACCGACCGCCTGCTCACCCTGCTCGACGTCGGCAATACGCCCGTCAACCTTGCCCTCAAGCCCGACGGCGGCGAGATCTTCGTCTCCAACTTCAACTCCGACAGCATCTCAGAGATCGACACCTGGAACAACCAGGTCGGCTGGACGCAGGCCATCGGCAACAAGCCCACCCACGGTATCGTCAGCCGCGACAACAGCTCGCTCTGGGTCTCCAACTTCGGCGCCGACTCGCTCAGCCTCTACAGCATCGACGACGGCCGCGTCGTCAGCAGCGTTCACACCGGCTCCGAGCCCGACGCCCTCGCCTTCTCCGCCGACGAGCATCTTCTCCTCGCCGCCGACGCCCACTCCGGCGACGTCTCCGTCATCCGCACCCAGGACAAGACCGGCCCCACGCTCTTCACCATCCTGCCCGCCGGAAGCTCCCCCAACGCGATTGTCACCAAAGCCTTCAAGCTAAAGTCCTAG
- a CDS encoding TCR/Tet family MFS transporter, translating into MKRSTPLILSIVVLDAIGIGIVFPTLPALLRSMLHGSGDVARHYGFLLAAYAVTMLISSPILGFLSDRYGRRPLLLFSLFGTAFDDLVMALAPTLSFLYLGRTLAGITGANLTVANAYLADITPEENRSSAFGRMNACFGIGFIAGPALGGLVGTYSLRAPFFLAAALNLLGAVLCFFFLPESRLNRPTTQAPITFAQLNPFASLRSVTNLHGISRLLYIFCTMDMVGQVPAVLWVIYGIAHFGWSAATVGLSFALFGLLHALCQAFLPARAERLLGQRGTVLVGMAFDSLGWLLFSIASTTTAAFCILPLLCLGGIAQPALQSMLSAKASEDRQGELQGVLTSFNSLIAILGPIIVANFYELLQHRIPSYPGSIWLTTIALYVPCFLMLFMQRSTEKLHRSS; encoded by the coding sequence ATGAAGCGTTCCACCCCTCTCATCCTCTCCATCGTCGTGCTCGATGCCATCGGCATTGGCATCGTTTTCCCTACGCTCCCCGCTCTTTTGCGCTCCATGCTCCATGGCAGCGGCGACGTCGCGCGTCACTATGGCTTTCTCCTCGCCGCCTACGCCGTCACCATGCTCATCTCTTCTCCCATTCTCGGCTTTCTCAGCGATCGTTATGGCCGCCGACCTCTTCTTCTCTTCTCTCTCTTCGGCACCGCCTTCGACGACCTTGTCATGGCCCTCGCCCCCACTCTCTCTTTCCTCTACCTCGGCCGCACCCTCGCCGGCATCACCGGAGCCAACCTAACCGTAGCCAACGCCTACCTGGCCGACATCACTCCCGAAGAAAATCGTTCCTCTGCCTTCGGTCGCATGAACGCCTGCTTCGGCATCGGCTTCATCGCCGGTCCCGCGTTAGGTGGATTGGTCGGCACCTACTCCCTCCGCGCGCCCTTCTTTCTCGCCGCCGCCCTCAATCTCCTCGGCGCAGTCCTCTGCTTCTTCTTCCTGCCGGAGTCTCGTCTTAACCGCCCCACAACTCAGGCCCCTATCACCTTCGCCCAGCTCAACCCCTTCGCCTCCCTTCGCTCCGTCACTAACCTCCACGGCATTAGCCGCCTGCTCTACATCTTCTGCACTATGGATATGGTCGGCCAGGTCCCGGCCGTCCTTTGGGTCATCTACGGCATCGCGCACTTTGGATGGTCGGCGGCCACCGTGGGCCTTTCCTTCGCTCTCTTCGGCCTGCTCCACGCCCTCTGCCAGGCCTTCCTTCCGGCCCGCGCCGAACGCCTGCTCGGACAGCGCGGCACCGTCCTCGTCGGTATGGCCTTCGACTCCTTAGGCTGGCTCCTCTTCTCCATCGCCAGCACCACCACCGCAGCCTTCTGTATCCTGCCTCTACTCTGCCTGGGAGGCATCGCCCAGCCGGCACTCCAGTCCATGCTCTCCGCCAAAGCAAGCGAAGACCGCCAGGGGGAACTCCAGGGAGTCCTCACCAGCTTCAACAGCCTCATCGCCATCCTCGGCCCCATTATCGTGGCAAACTTCTACGAGCTCCTCCAGCACCGCATCCCGAGCTATCCCGGAAGCATCTGGCTCACCACCATCGCCCTTTACGTGCCCTGCTTCCTCATGCTCTTCATGCAAAGATCCACGGAGAAACTCCATCGTTCATCCTGA
- a CDS encoding glycoside hydrolase family 88 protein, with amino-acid sequence MKFFAGLMLLGCLGAQGLVAQESPSRLMAASVMEQWPAGVVSTTGNPGSWGYEEGVLLDGIAAEWHTTADGQDFHYIKAAVDKYVTADGTITGYKPDAHSLDNIELGRGVLLVYRVTQEPKYYKAAKFLHEQLESQPRTASGGYWHKQIYPNQMWLDGAYMAEPFRAAYAATFHEPGDFADIARQLLLMDAHMREPKTGLMRHGWDESKKMPWADTKTGLSPEVWGRAMGWYAMALVDVLDWMPQDQPQRPELVAALNRTMAAVVKYQDAKTGLWWQVMDKGGRAGNYTEASASCMFVYALAKGVRMGYLPQADEASARRGWEGIQKAFVTTDDGKMALSGTVTVGGLGGKPYRSGSYDYYIGEKTRVNDAKGVGAFLLAGSEMEQASTEALGQGKTVLVDAWFNSQTRQNAAGQTELFHYKWDDDSNNGFAFFGRAFQRYGAKLATEKTAPTSADLKKAQIYILASPDIPSKNPNPHYMDNKSGKVIADWVKRGGVLLLMENDGPNAEFTHFNTLSDRFGIHFNQVLVNHVVGNDLPAGELEIPAGTGVFEHPHLAYMKDTSTISVSGPAKAVVTKGSDVMIAVAKYGKGTVFAVVDPWVYNEYVDRRNHLPVKYDNFAGMIDLAGWAVRQ; translated from the coding sequence ATGAAGTTTTTTGCGGGGCTGATGTTGCTGGGATGTCTGGGCGCGCAGGGCTTGGTTGCGCAGGAATCGCCTTCGCGGCTGATGGCGGCTTCGGTGATGGAGCAGTGGCCAGCGGGAGTGGTTTCGACGACGGGGAATCCGGGATCGTGGGGATATGAAGAGGGCGTCCTGCTGGATGGGATCGCTGCGGAGTGGCATACGACGGCGGATGGTCAGGACTTTCATTACATCAAGGCCGCTGTCGATAAGTATGTGACTGCGGATGGAACGATCACGGGATACAAACCGGATGCGCATAGTCTGGACAACATCGAGCTGGGGCGCGGGGTGTTGCTGGTCTATCGGGTGACGCAGGAGCCGAAGTATTACAAGGCGGCGAAGTTTCTGCATGAGCAGCTTGAGTCGCAGCCCCGGACGGCGAGCGGAGGATATTGGCACAAGCAGATCTATCCCAACCAGATGTGGCTGGATGGCGCTTATATGGCCGAGCCGTTTCGTGCGGCCTATGCGGCTACGTTCCATGAGCCGGGAGACTTTGCGGACATTGCCAGGCAGTTGCTGCTGATGGATGCTCACATGCGCGAGCCGAAGACTGGCTTGATGCGGCATGGATGGGACGAATCGAAGAAGATGCCGTGGGCGGATACTAAGACGGGATTGTCGCCTGAGGTTTGGGGCCGGGCGATGGGCTGGTACGCGATGGCGTTGGTGGATGTGCTGGACTGGATGCCTCAGGATCAGCCGCAGCGGCCTGAACTGGTGGCTGCGCTGAACCGCACGATGGCTGCGGTGGTGAAGTATCAGGATGCGAAGACCGGCTTGTGGTGGCAGGTGATGGACAAGGGCGGTAGAGCGGGCAACTATACGGAGGCTTCGGCTAGCTGCATGTTCGTTTATGCGCTGGCTAAAGGTGTTCGCATGGGTTATCTGCCGCAGGCCGATGAGGCCAGCGCGCGGCGTGGATGGGAGGGCATCCAGAAGGCGTTTGTGACGACTGACGATGGAAAGATGGCGCTGAGCGGGACGGTGACAGTTGGCGGGTTGGGTGGAAAGCCTTATCGTTCGGGAAGCTATGACTACTACATCGGCGAGAAGACGCGGGTGAACGATGCCAAGGGCGTTGGCGCGTTTCTGCTGGCGGGAAGCGAGATGGAGCAGGCATCGACCGAGGCTTTGGGGCAGGGAAAGACGGTGTTGGTAGATGCGTGGTTCAACTCGCAGACGCGGCAGAATGCGGCTGGACAGACGGAGCTGTTTCATTACAAGTGGGACGATGACTCGAACAATGGGTTCGCGTTTTTTGGACGTGCTTTTCAACGTTACGGCGCGAAGCTGGCGACCGAGAAGACGGCTCCGACGTCGGCGGATCTAAAGAAGGCGCAGATCTATATTCTGGCGTCGCCGGATATTCCATCGAAGAACCCGAACCCGCATTACATGGACAACAAGAGCGGCAAGGTGATTGCCGACTGGGTGAAGCGTGGTGGTGTCCTGCTGCTCATGGAGAACGATGGGCCGAATGCGGAGTTTACCCACTTCAATACGCTGAGCGATCGGTTTGGCATTCACTTCAATCAGGTGCTGGTGAACCACGTCGTCGGCAACGATCTTCCGGCGGGAGAGCTGGAGATTCCGGCAGGTACGGGCGTGTTTGAGCATCCTCATCTGGCTTACATGAAGGACACTTCCACGATCTCGGTATCGGGGCCAGCTAAGGCCGTGGTGACCAAGGGCAGCGACGTGATGATCGCGGTGGCGAAGTACGGCAAGGGGACGGTGTTTGCCGTGGTCGATCCATGGGTCTACAACGAGTATGTGGACCGGCGGAACCATCTTCCGGTGAAGTATGACAACTTCGCCGGGATGATCGATCTGGCTGGATGGGCGGTGCGGCAGTAG
- a CDS encoding heme-binding protein encodes MIQLADARRMIAAAEKKAEEIKQPMNIAIVDEGGNLIAFERMENAWLGSIDIAQKKAWTSRAFDITTKDLGANSQSGDQFFGIHASNNGKVMIFAGGIPLKKDGKVVGAIGVSGGSGVQDHSVAEAGAAAL; translated from the coding sequence ATGATTCAGCTCGCAGACGCCCGCCGCATGATCGCCGCGGCAGAGAAGAAAGCCGAAGAGATCAAGCAACCCATGAACATCGCCATCGTGGACGAGGGCGGCAACCTCATCGCCTTCGAGCGCATGGAGAACGCGTGGCTGGGCTCGATTGACATCGCGCAGAAGAAGGCCTGGACCTCGCGCGCCTTCGACATCACCACCAAAGACCTCGGCGCGAACTCGCAGTCTGGCGACCAGTTCTTCGGCATCCACGCATCGAACAACGGCAAGGTCATGATCTTCGCCGGCGGCATTCCTCTCAAAAAGGATGGCAAGGTAGTCGGAGCAATCGGAGTCAGCGGCGGCTCGGGCGTGCAGGACCACTCCGTAGCCGAAGCAGGCGCAGCAGCGCTTTAG
- a CDS encoding putative quinol monooxygenase, whose product MAKYALYVSLKAKPGKEADVEAFLKQGAEMSRNEKGTVAWFALKEDEGNYSVFDTFDDEAGRDAHLNGEIAKALMAKADELFSEAPKIHKIAVVANK is encoded by the coding sequence ATGGCAAAATATGCGCTTTATGTATCGCTGAAGGCAAAACCGGGCAAAGAGGCTGATGTGGAAGCATTTCTGAAGCAGGGTGCGGAGATGTCCAGAAACGAAAAGGGAACCGTTGCATGGTTCGCTCTGAAGGAGGATGAAGGCAACTACTCCGTCTTCGATACTTTTGATGATGAGGCGGGGCGGGATGCTCACTTGAATGGAGAGATCGCCAAGGCATTGATGGCGAAGGCCGATGAGCTATTTTCGGAGGCACCCAAGATTCATAAGATTGCGGTTGTCGCCAATAAATAA
- a CDS encoding DUF1440 domain-containing protein yields the protein MRRNRPSIFRGIVTGIAAGIAATLVMDQFQKLSTAGQKALERQRKLADHESPWQIAHEPAQKEQEQAEQEDSTEIVARRIAEATGTHLPPEDKKKAGRAIHYAFGTLMGVVYAVSAEAVPEVTTGAGTAFGTLLFLSADEIAVPAFQLSSTPSETHPFDHLQHWASHVVYGGSLEIVRNLITRLM from the coding sequence ATGCGCAGAAATAGACCTTCCATCTTTCGCGGCATCGTCACCGGAATCGCGGCAGGCATCGCTGCGACGTTGGTCATGGACCAGTTTCAGAAGCTAAGCACCGCCGGCCAGAAGGCGCTCGAGAGGCAAAGGAAACTAGCCGACCACGAATCGCCCTGGCAGATCGCTCACGAGCCGGCGCAAAAAGAACAAGAGCAAGCCGAGCAGGAAGACTCCACGGAGATCGTGGCGCGAAGGATCGCCGAAGCAACCGGAACTCATCTTCCTCCCGAAGATAAGAAGAAAGCTGGCCGCGCCATTCACTACGCCTTCGGTACACTCATGGGCGTAGTCTATGCCGTCTCCGCCGAGGCCGTCCCAGAGGTCACCACAGGCGCCGGCACAGCCTTCGGGACACTCCTCTTCCTCTCCGCAGACGAGATCGCCGTTCCCGCATTCCAGCTCTCCTCAACGCCATCGGAGACGCACCCCTTCGATCATCTTCAACATTGGGCCTCCCACGTCGTCTACGGTGGATCGCTGGAGATCGTGCGCAACCTGATTACGCGGCTCATGTAG
- a CDS encoding peptidylprolyl isomerase produces MKLRYLALALAFSLPALAQSPQSSADALPDDPGATTTVKPPVAPTGPTVVIDTTLGRLTCKLYDKEAPITVANFIGLAEGTKDWTDPKTLKTVHGQSFYNGTTFHRVIPEFMIQGGDRVGDGTGDPGYLFQDEIDPSLTFDQPGRLAMANSGPGPSGGGTNGSQFFITETPQTELNGKHTIFGQCDAHSVLLVASIARVPRDEGDKPLSPVTINRVTIVRDGQPMPPAPPTPPVPPTTTPASGAAPQ; encoded by the coding sequence ATGAAGCTTCGCTATCTCGCACTTGCCTTGGCCTTCAGCCTGCCCGCGCTCGCGCAAAGCCCGCAGTCCTCGGCGGACGCTCTCCCCGACGATCCAGGCGCAACGACGACGGTGAAGCCGCCAGTTGCGCCCACCGGTCCCACCGTCGTAATCGATACCACTCTGGGACGACTGACCTGCAAGCTCTACGACAAAGAGGCCCCCATCACGGTAGCGAACTTCATCGGCCTCGCCGAAGGCACCAAAGACTGGACCGATCCCAAGACGCTCAAGACGGTTCACGGCCAGTCTTTCTACAACGGCACCACCTTCCATCGCGTCATCCCCGAGTTCATGATTCAAGGCGGCGACCGCGTGGGCGACGGCACCGGCGACCCCGGCTATCTCTTTCAGGACGAGATCGACCCATCGCTCACCTTCGATCAGCCGGGAAGGCTCGCGATGGCGAACTCCGGCCCCGGCCCTTCAGGCGGTGGAACCAACGGCTCGCAATTCTTCATCACCGAAACTCCGCAGACGGAACTCAACGGCAAGCACACCATCTTCGGTCAGTGCGATGCTCATAGTGTTCTGCTGGTGGCCTCCATCGCACGGGTTCCGCGTGATGAGGGCGACAAACCGCTGTCCCCGGTCACCATCAACCGCGTGACGATTGTGCGCGACGGACAGCCGATGCCGCCTGCGCCGCCGACGCCTCCTGTGCCGCCGACTACAACTCCAGCATCAGGCGCGGCCCCTCAATAA